A portion of the Lolium rigidum isolate FL_2022 chromosome 1, APGP_CSIRO_Lrig_0.1, whole genome shotgun sequence genome contains these proteins:
- the LOC124684570 gene encoding disease resistance protein RGA5-like, giving the protein MAGDTVGGTLMGLIDPLLGKLASLLAEEYGKLTYLQPGITSLRCELSSIKAALEDLSHLDESSSQVKEWKGQLRELSHDIEDCIDDFVQRLVQDDVHDGLIGKITGWLKTIKLYRQTAEQIGKLKEHAVEVNDRHKRLKLDIAPSCSSTVEIDPRLSALFEEADRLVGTEKPIDELVKWLTEGIDSGKQRRVISIVGFGGLGKTTLANLVYKKIKGDFHCTAFVSVSRNPDINKILKDILLGVLETSNLTYDDQRQHMENINEQPLKTCRLIDMIKEYLEKRRYFIVIDDIWCKKVWETIQFALPLNGAASRILTTTRINDVAPHSCFPHREYAYSIKPLSSHDSRRLFFKRIFRLEEECSQELMEIAHEILKKCDGLPLAIINIASILATKAATRQEWKRVLDSIGSATDEYHELQLIKRVLLVSYYDLPHHLKICLLYLSVFPEDHIIYRDQLIWRWIAEGFIVGQSGKKLEEVGESYFNELINRNMIQLVRMDYSGRAVHCCVHDIILDLLVSLSTEENFVTILNGENLISSSNTISRRYSIRRLSLRGNCEYHKNWLGRKFFYQLRSLTVFGDCKILPLFRGLRLLRVLDINDLSQKCDNVELTEAIGRLRCLRFLRFTKVPREIGNLKLLQTLDLNSSDVEELPATIVQLHQLVRLFVPHFVKFPNGISNLTSLQELGCFSCLGNSLGIVLELGNLIKLENLHINWDDDGTNGRLEEYKEALVSSLHKLGNQNIRTLEIWSPEACNVDFLIDLWVPSPPHLQHFESNCYLCFHKIPRRISSFSALMFLCINVQHVEQDDLQLLKDLPVLECLELRRRRSNQELEALTISCGGFRCLKKFCFSFLLFEKKRGGPCMLFEEGAMPKLQQLEIDLPAIAPDIGIRHLAFLKHLQIRINCCAASAREVEATEATVRSAASLNPKLRTLEISRHGEAAMTVDEEQVEETDVAEEEHAADQQASTSTR; this is encoded by the exons ATGGCGGGAGATACGGTAGGCGGCACTTTGATGGGGTTGATTGACCCCCTTCTTGGGAAGCTCGCCAGCCTGCTGGCGGAGGAGTATGGTAAGCTCACATATCTGCAGCCTGGGATCACCTCTTTGAGATGTGAGCTGAGCAGCATTAAGGCTGCACTTGAGGATCTATCGCATTTGGACGAGTCCAGCTCACAGGTGAAGGAGTGGAAGGGTCAGCTGCGGGAGCTGTCGCATGACATCGAAGATTGCATCGATGACTTCGTGCAACGGCTTGTCCAGGACGACGTCCACGATGGGCTTATTGGCAAGATTACTGGCTGGCTCAAGACGATTAAACTTTACCGCCAGACAGCTGAGCAGATTGGTAAGCTCAAAGAGCATGCTGTAGAGGTTAATGACCGGCATAAACGGCTTAAGTTGGACATCGCTCCTTCTTGTTCTAGCACTGTGGAAATTGATCCCAGGCTGTCAGCGCTCTTCGAGGAGGCCGACAGGCTCGTGGGCACGGAGAAACCCATTGATGAGCTTGTGAAGTGGCTCACTGAAGGTATTGATTCTGGGAAGCAGCGGAGGGTCATCTCCATTGTTGGTTTTGGTGGCTTGGGCAAGACCACACTTGCAAATCTTGTATACAAGAAGATCAAAGGCGACTTCCATTGTACGGCTTTCGTATCTGTTTCTCGAAATCCTGATATCAACAAGATTCTGAAAGATATACTCTTGGGAGTTCTTGAGACGAGCAACCTAACGTATGATGATCAAAGGCAGCACATGGAGAATATCAATGAACAACCATTAAAAACCTGTCGACTCATAGACATGATTAAGGAGTATCTCGAAAAACGCAG GTATTTTATCGTGATTGATGATATATGGTGCAAaaaggtatgggaaaccatccaaTTTGCTCTTCCCCTTAATGGTGCTGCAAGTCGAATATTGACAACTACACGTATTAATGATGTAGCTCCACATTCTTGCTTTCCACATAGAGAGTATGCTTACTCTATTAAACCCCTTAGCAGTCATGACTCCAGGAGATTATTTTTTAAGAGAATATTTCGTCTCGAGGAGGAATGCTCTCAGGAGTTGATGGAAATTGCACATGAAATCCTGAAAAAATGTGATGGCTTGCCATTGGCCATAATCAATATAGCTAGCATATTAGCAACCAAAGCTGCTACTCGGCAGGAATGGAAGAGGGTTTTGGACTCCATTGGCTCTGCAACTGATGAATACCACGAGCTACAACTGATTAAAAGGGTGCTCCTTGTTAGCTACTATGATTTACCTCATCATCTGAAGATTTGTTTACTGTATCTAAGTGTATTCCCAGAAGATCATATTATCTACAGGGATCAATTGATATGGAGATGGATTGCTGAGGGATTTATTGTTGGACAGTCTGGAAAAAAACTGGAGGAAGTAGGAGAGAGTTACTTTAATGAACTCATCAACAGGAATATGATCCAGTTAGTTAGAATGGACTACAGTGGTAGAGCTGTCCACTGCTGCGTCCATGATATCATATTGGATCTTCTTGTATCCCTTTCGACTGAAGAAAACTTTGTTACCATACTAAATGGAGAAAACTTGATATCTTCGAGTAACACGATATCTAGGAGATACTCGATTCGTCGCCTCTCCCTCCGAGGCAACTGTGAATACCATAAAAACTGGctaggtaggaaatttttttatcAACTCAGGTCACTCACTGTGTTTGGTGATTGCAAGATTCTACCCCTGTTCAGAGGTCTTAGACTTTTGCGGGTACTAGATATAAATGACCTTTCTCAGAAGTGTGATAATGTGGAGCTTACTGAGGCCATCGGGAGGCTACGCTGCCTAAGATTTTTACGTTTCACGAAGGTCCCAAGAGAAATCGGGAATCTAAAACTTCTGCAGACACTTGACCTGAATTCATCAGATGTGGAGGAACTGCCTGCAACCATTGTACAGCTGCATCAATTAGTGCGCTTGTTCGTGCCTCATTTTGTAAAATTCCCTAATGGGATTAGCAACTTGACATCACTTCAGGAGTTGGGATGCTTTTCTTGCCTCGGTAATTCCCTAGGCATTGTGCTGGAGCTGGGAAATCTGATTAAATTGGAAAATCTCCACATAAATTGGGACGATGATGGCACAAATGGTCGCTTGGAAGAGTACAAGGAAGCTTTGGTGTCGTCACTACACAAGCTAGGGAACCAGAATATCCGAACTCTAGAAATCTGGAGTCCAGAAGCCTGTAATGTAGATTTCTTGATTGATTTATGGGTTCCTTCTCCACCTCATCTCCAACATTTTGAGAGCAATTGTTACTTGTGTTTCCATAAGATTCCCAGACGGATATCCTCATTCTCCGCCCTTATGTTCCTGTGCATCAATGTGCAACATGTGGAACAGGATGATCTCCAGCTGCTCAAAGACTTACCAGTCCTGGAATGCCTTGAACTGCGGCGCAGGAGATCAAATCAAGAACTAGAAGCACTCACCATCAGCTGCGGTGGATTCCGATGtctaaagaagttctgtttttctTTCTTGCTCTTTGAGAAAAAAAGGGGTGGACCGTGTATGTTGTTTGAAGAAGGAGCAATGCCAAAGCTACAGCAGCTCGAGATTGATTTACCTGCTATCGCTCCTGATATTGGCATCAGGCACCTTGCCTTCCTCAAGCATCTCCAGATCCGTATTAACTGTTGTGCTGCAAGTGCTAGGGAGGTTGAGGCCACGGAGGCTACCGTGAGAAGTGCCGCCAGTCTCAATCCCAAACTCCGCACACTTGAAATCAGCAGACATGGGGAAGCAGCGATGACAGTGGACGAGGAGCAGGTGGAGGAAACTGATGTTGCTGAAGAGGAGCATGCTGCAGACCAACAAGCCAGTACCAGTACCAGATAG